In a genomic window of Myxococcales bacterium:
- a CDS encoding CPBP family intramembrane metalloprotease: protein MLAFLLHALRLALSIAVGVAALISIVAWSKRGDGRIWRLVRYLTLHQWEQIDRDGGPGAADGPRRFDPKVLVILLTVCVSLTLQEYVGQRDTYEAWFPYDTHHPDKYWHLKGFVWWTGWRVFGYLLLPMLVVAVLPGERLRDYHWSPRGFVKHLWIYVGMFAVILPAVYVASGTKLFLHTYPFYRYASRSSFDLWAWEAMYALQFLSLEFFFRGFMLHGLRRAFGSGAIVVMMVPYCMIHYGKPMPETFGAIGAGLILGTVAMRTRSIWGGVLIHVGVAWTMDLFAVTHCPTDGRPCR from the coding sequence ATGCTCGCCTTCCTCCTCCACGCGCTGCGCCTCGCGCTGTCGATCGCCGTCGGCGTCGCCGCGCTGATCTCGATCGTGGCGTGGAGCAAGCGTGGCGACGGGCGCATCTGGCGGCTGGTCCGCTACCTGACGCTGCACCAGTGGGAGCAGATCGATCGCGACGGCGGGCCCGGCGCCGCCGACGGCCCGCGCCGGTTCGATCCCAAGGTGCTGGTGATCCTCCTGACCGTGTGCGTCTCGCTGACGCTGCAGGAGTACGTCGGCCAGCGCGACACCTACGAGGCCTGGTTCCCGTACGACACCCACCACCCCGACAAGTACTGGCACCTCAAGGGCTTCGTCTGGTGGACCGGCTGGCGCGTGTTCGGCTACCTGCTCCTGCCGATGCTGGTGGTCGCGGTGCTGCCGGGCGAGCGCCTGCGCGACTACCACTGGTCGCCGCGCGGCTTCGTCAAGCACCTGTGGATCTACGTCGGCATGTTCGCGGTCATCCTGCCGGCGGTGTACGTGGCGTCGGGCACCAAGCTGTTCCTGCACACCTACCCGTTCTACCGCTACGCCAGCCGCTCGAGCTTCGACCTGTGGGCGTGGGAGGCGATGTACGCGCTGCAGTTCCTGTCGCTCGAGTTCTTCTTCCGCGGGTTCATGCTGCACGGCCTGCGGCGCGCGTTCGGCTCCGGCGCGATCGTCGTGATGATGGTGCCGTACTGCATGATCCACTACGGCAAGCCCATGCCCGAGACCTTCGGCGCGATCGGCGCCGGGCTGATCCTCGGCACGGTCGCGATGCGGACGCGCTCGATCTGGGGCGGCGTGCTGATCCACGTCGGCGTGGCGTGGACCATGGACCTGTTCGCGGTCACGCACTGCCCGACCGACGGTCGGCCGTGCAGGTAG
- a CDS encoding glutamate--tRNA ligase, translating to MTASPRPVRVRIAPSPTGDPHVGTAYIALFNYVFAKQQGGTFVLRIEDTDQSRARADSEQMIFDALRWVGLSWDEGPDVGGAYGPYRQSERKAIYAEHAALLVARGKAYRCFCTDARLAEVRAAKVAAKDSFLGYDRHCRGIEPAEAAARAAAGEAHVVRLSVPDGQLVVHDHMRGDVTFDLAQIDDQVLLKSDGMPTYHLANVVDDHLMEISHVIRAEEWISSTPKHVLLYQGFGWDPPAWHHMPLLRNADKSKISKRKNPVSINYYRDTGVLPHALLNFLGQMGWSFGEDREKFTLAEMIEAFSWDRISLGGPVFALDKLTWLNEKYIHDLDDAQLADTLIAWRLNRDALIKLMPLMRQRIKRLDDFIGATEYFFSGDLDYTAVAAELVIPEVEPADVAKGLLDYVDRVEAKDGWVAKVLEDEARAWCEAHGWKAKHAFMVLRLVITGRKASPPLFETMAVLGKELTRRRLRQAAALLGKK from the coding sequence ATGACTGCGTCGCCCCGCCCGGTCCGGGTCCGGATCGCTCCCTCTCCGACCGGCGACCCCCACGTCGGCACCGCGTACATCGCGCTGTTCAACTACGTCTTCGCGAAGCAGCAAGGCGGCACCTTCGTCCTGCGGATCGAGGACACCGATCAGTCGCGGGCCCGGGCCGACAGCGAGCAGATGATCTTCGACGCCCTGCGCTGGGTCGGGCTGTCCTGGGACGAGGGCCCCGACGTCGGCGGCGCCTACGGCCCGTACCGCCAGAGCGAGCGCAAGGCGATCTACGCCGAGCACGCGGCGCTCTTGGTCGCGCGCGGCAAGGCCTACCGCTGCTTCTGCACCGACGCGCGCCTGGCCGAGGTCCGCGCCGCCAAGGTTGCCGCCAAGGACAGCTTCCTCGGCTACGACCGCCACTGCCGCGGGATCGAGCCGGCCGAGGCGGCGGCGCGCGCGGCCGCCGGCGAGGCCCACGTCGTCCGGCTGTCCGTGCCCGACGGCCAGCTGGTCGTCCACGACCACATGCGCGGCGACGTCACGTTCGATCTGGCCCAGATCGACGACCAGGTGCTGCTCAAGAGCGACGGCATGCCGACCTACCACCTGGCCAACGTCGTCGACGATCACCTGATGGAGATCTCGCACGTGATCCGGGCCGAGGAGTGGATCTCGTCGACGCCCAAGCACGTGCTCTTGTACCAGGGGTTCGGCTGGGACCCACCGGCGTGGCACCACATGCCGCTCCTGCGCAACGCCGACAAGTCCAAGATCTCCAAGCGCAAGAACCCGGTCTCGATCAACTACTACCGCGACACCGGCGTCCTGCCGCACGCGCTGCTCAACTTCCTCGGGCAGATGGGGTGGTCGTTCGGCGAGGACCGCGAGAAGTTCACGCTGGCCGAGATGATCGAGGCGTTCTCGTGGGACCGGATCTCGCTGGGCGGCCCGGTGTTCGCGCTCGACAAGCTCACCTGGTTGAACGAGAAGTACATCCACGATCTCGACGACGCCCAGCTCGCCGACACGCTGATCGCTTGGCGCCTGAACCGCGACGCGCTGATCAAGCTGATGCCGCTCATGCGCCAGCGGATCAAGCGCCTCGACGACTTCATCGGGGCCACCGAGTACTTCTTCAGCGGCGATCTCGACTACACGGCGGTCGCCGCCGAGCTCGTCATCCCCGAGGTCGAGCCCGCCGACGTCGCCAAGGGCCTGCTCGACTACGTCGACCGGGTCGAGGCCAAGGACGGCTGGGTCGCCAAGGTACTCGAGGACGAGGCCCGGGCCTGGTGCGAGGCCCACGGCTGGAAGGCCAAGCACGCGTTCATGGTGCTGCGCTTGGTGATCACCGGGCGCAAGGCGTCGCCGCCGCTGTTCGAGACCATGGCGGTGCTGGGCAAGGAGCTGACCCGCCGGCGGCTGCGCCAGGCCGCCGCGCTGCTCGGCAAGAAGTAG
- a CDS encoding PDZ domain-containing protein gives MPPGAAGVMVSQIEHGSGADGTLQVRDVITAVDGLAVANNGTVVYDAQHRTRFDVVLGRHYVGDRIEVRVLRAGAALTLEVELGEWRPLVPRTRYDQAPRYLVFGGLVFQALTRDVLATWDKWWNKAPKEFLYYYYLGTRSAARREVVILSKILADETNVGYGHLYNEGVATVDGVQPYDLDDFAARLDAAVGVVEITTTSGGVIILETAEVAKAMSRILERYRIPRDRHLP, from the coding sequence GTGCCGCCGGGCGCGGCCGGCGTCATGGTCTCGCAGATCGAGCACGGCAGCGGCGCCGACGGCACGCTCCAGGTCCGCGACGTGATCACGGCGGTCGACGGGCTCGCGGTCGCCAACAACGGCACGGTCGTCTACGACGCCCAGCACCGGACCCGGTTCGACGTCGTGCTCGGGCGCCACTACGTCGGCGATCGCATCGAGGTCCGGGTGCTGCGCGCCGGCGCCGCGCTCACGCTCGAGGTCGAGCTCGGCGAATGGCGGCCGCTGGTGCCGCGCACGCGCTACGACCAGGCGCCGCGCTACCTGGTGTTCGGCGGCCTGGTGTTCCAGGCGCTCACCCGCGACGTCCTGGCCACCTGGGACAAGTGGTGGAACAAGGCCCCCAAGGAGTTCCTCTACTACTACTACCTGGGCACCCGCTCGGCCGCGCGGCGCGAGGTGGTGATCCTGTCGAAGATCCTCGCCGACGAGACCAACGTCGGCTACGGCCACCTCTACAACGAGGGCGTGGCCACCGTCGACGGCGTCCAGCCCTACGACCTCGACGACTTCGCCGCGCGCCTCGACGCGGCCGTGGGCGTCGTCGAGATCACGACCACCTCGGGCGGCGTGATCATCCTCGAGACCGCCGAGGTCGCGAAGGCGATGAGCCGCATCCTCGAGCGGTATCGCATCCCGCGCGATCGCCACCTGCCGTAG
- a CDS encoding DUF2914 domain-containing protein translates to MKRLWTCVVVATLAISSAGVALAQPAPPAAAAEAAAAEVKAGTGVENKESVGTASEFTAGTKVWIWSRITGANGTTVKHVWKKDGTQVWAANLGVKSTRWTTASRRLLNKAGAYTVEVVAADGTVLGSVAFTIK, encoded by the coding sequence ATGAAGCGTCTCTGGACTTGTGTCGTCGTCGCCACCCTCGCCATCTCCAGCGCGGGGGTCGCGCTCGCCCAGCCGGCCCCGCCGGCCGCCGCCGCCGAGGCCGCCGCCGCCGAGGTCAAGGCCGGCACCGGCGTCGAGAACAAGGAGTCGGTCGGCACCGCGTCGGAGTTCACCGCCGGCACCAAGGTGTGGATCTGGTCGCGCATCACCGGCGCCAACGGCACCACCGTCAAGCACGTGTGGAAGAAGGACGGCACCCAGGTGTGGGCCGCCAACCTGGGCGTCAAGAGCACGCGCTGGACGACCGCGTCGCGGCGCCTGCTCAACAAGGCCGGGGCCTACACCGTCGAGGTGGTCGCGGCCGACGGCACCGTGCTCGGCTCGGTCGCGTTCACGATCAAGTAG
- a CDS encoding radical SAM protein, with product MLALQAVTPAALAAAVPAITLAEARKIIAMVHRGQPVAPSGAVRRSAAEAVRAVGAVPTLTVCAEEASQLDPFAKLVVAGPDGAQFETVRIPLERPGRISVCVSSQVGCALGCTFCATGRLGLVRNLETWEIIEQVRLVRATLTPGQRVHGVVFQGMGEPMANLDRVLEAIAVLSEPCALGVDARAITVCTSGNPVGIRRLAREAPKVRLGVSIASARPAVRRSLMPVDRAHDLDAVLDAAADHARATGLAPMWAVTLLAGVNDSPADAAALAARTLAFAAATGVRPRLSVLAYNPIGADDPFARADDAALTRYRTVLSEHGLASHRRYSGGSDIAAACGQLAAAQARDGAAAAR from the coding sequence ATGCTGGCCCTGCAAGCGGTGACGCCGGCCGCGCTGGCCGCGGCGGTGCCGGCGATCACGCTGGCCGAGGCCCGCAAGATCATCGCGATGGTCCACCGCGGCCAGCCGGTCGCGCCGTCGGGCGCGGTCCGGCGCAGCGCCGCCGAGGCGGTGCGCGCGGTCGGCGCGGTGCCGACCTTGACGGTCTGCGCCGAGGAGGCGTCGCAGCTCGATCCGTTCGCGAAGCTGGTCGTGGCTGGGCCCGACGGCGCGCAGTTCGAGACCGTGCGCATCCCGCTCGAGCGCCCCGGCCGCATCAGCGTGTGCGTCAGCTCGCAGGTCGGGTGCGCGCTCGGCTGTACGTTCTGCGCCACCGGTCGGCTGGGCCTGGTGCGCAACCTCGAGACCTGGGAGATCATCGAGCAGGTCCGGCTGGTGCGCGCGACCCTGACACCGGGCCAGCGGGTCCACGGGGTCGTGTTCCAGGGCATGGGCGAGCCGATGGCCAACCTCGATCGCGTGCTCGAGGCGATCGCGGTGCTGAGCGAGCCGTGCGCGCTCGGCGTCGACGCGCGCGCGATCACCGTGTGCACGTCGGGCAACCCGGTCGGGATCCGCCGGCTGGCGCGCGAGGCCCCCAAGGTGCGCCTGGGCGTGTCGATCGCGAGCGCGCGGCCGGCGGTGCGTCGGTCGCTGATGCCGGTCGATCGCGCCCACGATCTGGACGCGGTGCTCGACGCCGCGGCCGATCACGCGCGCGCGACCGGGCTCGCGCCGATGTGGGCGGTGACCCTCCTGGCCGGGGTCAACGACAGCCCCGCCGACGCCGCGGCGCTGGCGGCGCGGACGCTGGCGTTCGCGGCCGCGACCGGCGTGCGCCCGCGGCTCAGCGTCCTGGCCTACAACCCGATCGGCGCCGACGATCCGTTCGCGCGCGCCGACGACGCCGCGCTGACGCGCTACCGCACGGTGCTGTCCGAGCACGGCCTGGCCAGCCACCGCCGCTACTCCGGCGGCAGCGACATCGCCGCGGCGTGCGGGCAGCTCGCGGCGGCCCAGGCCCGCGACGGCGCGGCGGCGGCGCGATAG
- a CDS encoding serine/threonine protein kinase, which translates to MAADEPLRTSIAAELGSVADLARALVAPARRPLLPPGTIVGAHFELEGVLGQGGMGVVYRARDRRLDRRVALKLDLRGADLARVQREATALARLAHPNVVTLHEIGAHDGAAFVAMELCGGGSVRSWLAAQPRPWRAILDVFLAAGRGLAAAHAAGLVHRDVKPDNLLLGDDGRVRVADFGLARDAVGLTSPGGAVPADPEATTVDGRARGPVAPPSADAPDDASVSDRLTQTGAMVGTPRYMAPEQLAGGVLDARVDQFAFAVALYEALAGVDPFPAALDARMAAIAAGHLAAPVRPVPRRVLAPLTRALAVSPSARWPALDPLLARLAAAARPRWPWPVAAAGAGVALALTFALSRATAHEAPRQMAQPPRPCAGLPLDLDASWGPAPRAALIAGNPAAPAAATLLADQLDTLTDEWRTARRRLCVELTASSSWSPLLGQAGRRCLESRAVELERMVGLRGQAPGALTARVQVAYYPSTCADPAELVIGVPTAAETQAERDLAAVIEEVKLGRRDVATSRAAAALAALPADASQMARGLTELAAGNAALFNDDNDGAEVHLRAAFFALRAASSSEAFEVAGKLTDALARNGKAELAAEWLGNARAEAGRLTLHDANRALLELLAARVASGRGDVTEALAASVRGLAIADACHLPACSLAALALRSSQAIYLADAGQLAESLAVARRVVDAQEELYGAAAPELISDLFSVGLAELDLGQLDASLVTLGRARAIADARLHPDSPTRAFALWNQALALGRRDPRAARPLFDQALAIIERTLGPASSDARDLRADRTRWSRAR; encoded by the coding sequence GTGGCCGCCGACGAGCCGCTCCGCACCTCGATCGCCGCCGAGCTCGGATCGGTGGCCGACCTCGCGCGCGCGCTGGTCGCGCCCGCGCGCCGGCCGCTGCTGCCGCCGGGCACGATCGTCGGCGCGCACTTCGAGCTCGAGGGCGTGCTCGGTCAGGGCGGCATGGGCGTGGTCTATCGCGCGCGCGATCGCCGACTCGATCGCCGGGTCGCGCTCAAGCTCGATCTGCGCGGCGCCGACCTGGCGCGGGTGCAGCGCGAGGCGACGGCGCTGGCGCGGCTGGCCCACCCCAACGTGGTCACGCTCCACGAGATCGGCGCGCACGACGGCGCGGCGTTCGTGGCCATGGAGCTGTGCGGCGGCGGCTCGGTGCGCTCGTGGCTGGCGGCGCAGCCGCGCCCGTGGCGGGCCATCCTCGACGTGTTCCTGGCCGCGGGCCGCGGCCTGGCGGCGGCCCACGCCGCGGGCCTGGTCCATCGCGACGTCAAGCCCGACAACCTGCTGCTCGGCGACGACGGCCGGGTCCGGGTCGCCGACTTCGGCCTGGCCCGCGACGCCGTCGGCCTGACCAGCCCGGGCGGCGCGGTGCCGGCCGACCCCGAGGCCACCACCGTCGACGGCCGCGCGCGCGGGCCGGTCGCGCCGCCGAGCGCCGACGCGCCCGACGACGCCTCCGTCAGCGATCGCCTGACCCAGACCGGCGCGATGGTCGGCACGCCTCGCTACATGGCGCCCGAGCAGCTCGCCGGCGGCGTCCTCGATGCGCGGGTCGACCAGTTCGCGTTCGCGGTCGCGCTGTACGAGGCCCTGGCCGGCGTCGATCCGTTCCCCGCGGCGCTCGACGCGCGCATGGCCGCGATCGCGGCCGGCCACCTCGCCGCGCCGGTGCGCCCGGTGCCGCGCCGGGTGCTGGCGCCGCTGACCCGCGCGCTGGCGGTGTCCCCGTCGGCGCGCTGGCCCGCGCTCGACCCGCTGCTGGCGCGCCTCGCCGCGGCGGCGCGGCCGCGCTGGCCATGGCCGGTCGCGGCCGCCGGCGCCGGCGTGGCCCTCGCGCTCACGTTCGCGCTGAGCCGCGCGACCGCGCACGAGGCGCCGCGGCAGATGGCGCAGCCGCCGCGGCCGTGCGCCGGCCTGCCGCTCGATCTCGACGCGAGCTGGGGGCCGGCACCGCGCGCGGCGCTCATCGCCGGCAACCCCGCCGCGCCGGCGGCGGCGACGCTCCTGGCCGATCAGCTCGACACGCTGACCGACGAGTGGCGCACGGCGCGGCGACGCCTGTGCGTCGAGCTGACCGCGTCGTCGTCGTGGTCGCCGCTGCTCGGGCAGGCCGGCCGCCGGTGCCTCGAGAGCCGCGCGGTCGAGCTCGAGCGCATGGTCGGCCTGCGGGGCCAGGCGCCCGGGGCCCTGACCGCGCGGGTCCAGGTCGCGTACTACCCCAGCACCTGCGCCGACCCGGCCGAGCTCGTGATCGGCGTGCCCACCGCCGCCGAGACCCAGGCCGAGCGCGACCTCGCGGCCGTGATCGAGGAGGTCAAGCTCGGCCGGCGCGACGTGGCGACGTCCCGGGCGGCGGCGGCGCTGGCGGCGCTGCCGGCCGACGCGTCACAGATGGCGCGCGGGCTGACCGAGCTGGCGGCCGGCAACGCGGCGCTCTTCAACGACGACAACGACGGGGCCGAGGTCCACCTGCGCGCCGCGTTCTTCGCGCTGCGCGCCGCCAGCTCGAGCGAGGCGTTCGAGGTGGCCGGCAAGCTCACCGACGCGCTGGCGCGCAACGGCAAGGCCGAGCTCGCGGCCGAGTGGCTCGGCAACGCCCGCGCGGAGGCGGGGCGGCTGACCCTGCACGACGCCAACCGGGCCCTGCTCGAGCTGCTGGCGGCGCGCGTCGCCAGCGGCCGCGGCGACGTGACCGAGGCGCTGGCCGCGAGCGTCCGCGGGCTGGCGATCGCCGACGCCTGCCACCTGCCGGCCTGCTCCCTGGCGGCGCTGGCGCTGCGGTCGTCGCAGGCGATCTACCTGGCCGACGCCGGCCAGCTGGCCGAGTCGCTGGCGGTGGCGCGGCGGGTGGTCGACGCCCAGGAAGAGCTGTACGGCGCGGCGGCGCCGGAGCTGATCAGCGACCTGTTCAGCGTCGGGCTGGCCGAGCTCGACCTCGGCCAGCTCGACGCCAGCCTGGTCACGCTCGGGCGCGCGCGCGCCATCGCCGACGCCCGCCTGCATCCCGACTCGCCGACGCGGGCGTTCGCGCTGTGGAACCAGGCGCTCGCGCTCGGGCGCCGCGATCCCCGCGCCGCGCGCCCGCTGTTCGACCAGGCGCTGGCGATCATCGAGCGCACGCTGGGGCCCGCGTCCAGCGACGCGCGCGACCTGCGGGCCGATCGCACGCGGTGGAGCCGGGCCCGCTGA
- a CDS encoding sigma-70 family RNA polymerase sigma factor codes for MTAEREHLERDVRAACDRGDHAAAVALIVRGYGGEVGAYLDSIVRATPDDAAETFSLWCEDLVRGLPGFRFGASVRTWVYTLARHAAARRARGDGRRARRFPMPGELDEIVAQVRTATVEYLRTAVKDQLAEARASLSDDDRELLFLRVDRQLTWREIAVIMSGSDAAPEDEAVRKLDQALRKRFEAIKRRLKAKLDAG; via the coding sequence GTGACCGCCGAACGCGAGCACCTCGAGCGCGACGTCCGCGCCGCCTGCGATCGCGGCGATCACGCAGCGGCGGTCGCGTTGATCGTGCGCGGCTACGGCGGCGAGGTCGGCGCCTACCTCGACTCGATCGTGCGGGCGACGCCCGACGACGCGGCCGAGACCTTCTCGCTGTGGTGCGAGGATCTGGTGCGGGGCCTGCCCGGCTTCCGGTTCGGCGCGTCGGTGCGGACCTGGGTCTACACGCTCGCGCGGCACGCGGCGGCGCGCCGCGCCCGCGGCGACGGCCGCCGGGCCCGCCGCTTCCCGATGCCGGGTGAGCTCGATGAGATCGTGGCCCAGGTCCGGACCGCCACCGTCGAGTACCTGCGGACCGCGGTCAAGGACCAGCTCGCGGAGGCGCGGGCGAGCCTGTCCGACGACGACCGCGAGCTCTTGTTCCTGCGCGTCGACCGCCAGCTGACGTGGCGCGAGATCGCGGTGATCATGAGCGGCAGCGACGCGGCGCCCGAGGACGAGGCGGTGCGCAAGCTCGACCAGGCGCTGCGCAAGCGGTTCGAGGCGATCAAGCGCCGGCTCAAGGCCAAGCTCGACGCGGGCTGA
- a CDS encoding glutathione S-transferase family protein, with product MRLYHDLRAPNPRRVRVFLAEKGLTDQVELVEVSIANRANLSPAFLAKNPLGLVPVLELPDGRVLRESMAICRYLEELHPEPALFGRDAWHRAEIEQWNRTAELEVLGPVAQVFRNSHAFWEGRLRQAPEFADIMREVLGERLAWLDGELAGRRFAAGDEFTVADITLLCGIDFGKVSGIRLGDDTPHLLRWHREVSARPSAKA from the coding sequence ATGCGCCTCTACCACGACCTCCGCGCGCCCAACCCCCGCCGCGTCCGCGTCTTCCTGGCCGAGAAGGGCCTCACCGACCAGGTCGAGCTGGTCGAGGTGTCGATCGCGAACCGCGCCAACCTGTCGCCGGCGTTCCTGGCCAAGAACCCGCTCGGGCTGGTGCCGGTGCTGGAGCTGCCCGACGGGCGGGTGCTGCGCGAGTCGATGGCGATCTGTCGCTACCTCGAGGAGCTGCACCCCGAGCCGGCGCTGTTCGGGCGCGACGCCTGGCACCGGGCCGAGATCGAGCAGTGGAACCGCACCGCCGAGCTCGAGGTGCTGGGCCCGGTGGCGCAGGTGTTCCGCAACAGCCACGCCTTCTGGGAGGGCCGCCTGCGCCAGGCGCCCGAGTTCGCCGACATCATGCGCGAGGTGCTGGGCGAGCGCCTGGCGTGGCTCGACGGCGAGCTGGCCGGGCGCCGGTTCGCCGCCGGCGACGAGTTCACCGTCGCCGACATCACGCTCCTGTGCGGCATCGACTTCGGCAAGGTGTCGGGCATCCGGCTCGGCGATGACACGCCCCACCTGCTGCGCTGGCACCGCGAGGTCAGCGCGCGGCCGAGCGCGAAGGCCTAG
- a CDS encoding BlaI/MecI/CopY family transcriptional regulator, producing the protein MTTMPRPPDLTPAEFNVMKVLWHLERGTVAEVRSELNRRTGVELAYTTVMTLLGRLAAKSAVAVDKDREPFIYAPAFRRESILRDRLRSFLSDVFDGDSQAMVLGLVADESLSLDELRAIEKDLESDRARPRKKERRS; encoded by the coding sequence GTGACCACCATGCCCCGCCCGCCCGACCTCACGCCGGCCGAGTTCAACGTGATGAAGGTGCTCTGGCACCTCGAGCGCGGCACGGTGGCCGAGGTCCGGAGCGAGCTCAACCGCCGCACCGGCGTCGAGCTGGCCTACACCACGGTCATGACGCTCCTGGGGCGGCTGGCGGCCAAGAGCGCGGTCGCGGTCGACAAGGACCGCGAGCCGTTCATCTACGCGCCGGCGTTCCGGCGCGAGTCGATCCTGCGCGATCGCCTGCGCTCGTTCCTGTCGGACGTCTTCGACGGCGACTCCCAGGCCATGGTGCTCGGGCTGGTCGCCGACGAGTCGCTGTCGCTCGACGAGCTGCGCGCGATCGAGAAGGATCTCGAGAGCGACCGCGCCCGCCCGCGCAAGAAGGAGCGGCGGTCGTGA
- a CDS encoding M56 family metallopeptidase, which yields MIDGLHRLAGALAALTGTALIHGTILAIVAAALAATLLRRARPAVLAALWLVVLCKFLLPIGPGARFSLASLYDRATAEPTPAAVLAFAPPTAGPAVAPTAPPPPRHPIALALMTAWAAIALGLAARELRRYRRARRQAQALTAAPAWLAAEVAALAPQVGARTRVDVKVGGVASPYVIGVTRPVVVVPAALLTDRPRLLAALAHELAHVRRVDGAVRVVQRIAACLFFFWPVVRWVNRRLDLAREQACDAYAIAHGPLDATAYARLLITVARQQAPAAALGLGGSQLARRVHALARPRPTGVGAAGAVAVLAFAAVGLTGARAARAERGAVGERVCVFTPQLAAEILVSYPEADIDGDGALSRTEVCDFQLAMRRRYVNTTFAELPFDADVRERLASTMPMRALPAGVIDGASPLASDQLCCNCSAPGSEAVPGQPAEFNPAITTCTRGVDP from the coding sequence GTGATCGACGGGCTGCACCGGCTCGCGGGCGCGCTCGCGGCGCTGACCGGCACCGCGCTGATCCACGGCACGATCCTGGCGATCGTCGCCGCGGCGCTGGCGGCGACGCTGTTGCGCCGGGCCCGGCCGGCGGTGCTGGCGGCGCTGTGGCTGGTGGTGCTGTGCAAGTTCCTGCTGCCGATCGGGCCGGGCGCGCGGTTCTCCCTCGCGTCCCTCTACGATCGCGCCACCGCCGAGCCGACCCCGGCCGCGGTGCTGGCGTTCGCGCCGCCGACCGCGGGCCCCGCCGTCGCGCCGACCGCGCCGCCGCCGCCGCGCCACCCGATCGCGCTGGCGCTGATGACCGCGTGGGCCGCGATCGCCCTCGGGCTGGCCGCGCGCGAGCTCCGGCGCTACCGCCGCGCGCGGCGCCAGGCCCAGGCGCTGACCGCGGCGCCGGCCTGGCTCGCGGCCGAGGTCGCCGCGCTGGCGCCGCAGGTCGGCGCCCGCACGCGGGTCGACGTGAAGGTCGGCGGCGTCGCCAGCCCCTACGTCATCGGCGTCACCCGACCGGTCGTCGTCGTGCCGGCCGCGCTCCTGACCGATCGCCCGCGGCTCCTGGCCGCGCTGGCGCACGAGCTGGCCCACGTCCGCCGCGTCGACGGCGCGGTCCGGGTGGTGCAGCGGATCGCCGCGTGCCTGTTCTTCTTCTGGCCGGTCGTGCGCTGGGTCAACCGCCGCCTCGACCTCGCCCGCGAGCAGGCCTGCGACGCCTACGCGATCGCCCACGGCCCGCTCGACGCCACCGCCTACGCCCGCCTGCTGATCACCGTCGCGCGCCAGCAGGCGCCGGCCGCGGCGCTGGGCCTCGGCGGCAGCCAGCTCGCGCGCCGGGTCCACGCCCTGGCGCGGCCGCGGCCGACCGGGGTCGGCGCCGCCGGCGCGGTCGCCGTGCTGGCGTTCGCCGCGGTCGGCCTGACCGGCGCCCGCGCGGCCCGCGCCGAGCGCGGCGCCGTCGGCGAGCGCGTGTGCGTGTTCACGCCCCAGCTCGCCGCCGAGATCCTGGTGAGCTACCCCGAGGCCGACATCGACGGCGACGGCGCGCTGTCGCGGACCGAGGTCTGCGACTTCCAGCTGGCGATGCGTCGCCGCTACGTCAACACCACGTTCGCGGAGCTGCCGTTCGACGCCGACGTGCGCGAGCGGCTGGCCTCGACCATGCCGATGCGCGCGCTGCCGGCCGGCGTGATCGACGGCGCGTCGCCGCTTGCCTCCGACCAGCTCTGCTGCAATTGTTCCGCGCCCGGTTCCGAAGCTGTCCCCGGCCAGCCGGCCGAGTTCAACCCCGCCATCACGACGTGTACTAGAGGAGTCGATCCATGA
- a CDS encoding thioredoxin domain-containing protein, whose amino-acid sequence MKKSLLPAALAGAAMILAGCQQDNKDVVKKLDEISKKLDKLQATGVGGAAPQGQQRQAQRPGPDPTKVYGYPVDDLPAVGNPSALITVVKAYEYACPFCEKVRPTEDQLFKDYGDKIRIVYAPFVVHPQIATIPQQASCAGYKQGKFKEMSDAIWEKAFKTRQFDAANLEAIAKEVGLDMNKYAADMKGDCVKWVGEKQGVASTFGVGATPAFFINGRFLSGAQPLPAFKAIIDEELKKAEAAVASGTSAASYYKSVVVEKGLKKL is encoded by the coding sequence ATGAAGAAGAGCCTACTGCCCGCCGCCCTCGCCGGCGCCGCCATGATCCTCGCCGGCTGCCAGCAGGACAACAAGGACGTCGTCAAGAAGCTCGACGAGATCTCCAAGAAGCTCGACAAGCTGCAGGCCACCGGCGTCGGCGGCGCCGCGCCCCAGGGCCAGCAGCGCCAGGCCCAGCGCCCGGGCCCCGATCCGACCAAGGTCTACGGCTACCCCGTCGACGATCTGCCCGCGGTCGGCAACCCCAGCGCGCTCATCACCGTGGTCAAGGCCTACGAGTACGCCTGCCCGTTCTGCGAGAAGGTGCGCCCGACCGAGGATCAGCTGTTCAAGGACTACGGCGACAAGATCCGGATCGTCTACGCGCCGTTCGTGGTCCACCCGCAGATCGCCACGATCCCCCAGCAGGCGTCGTGCGCCGGCTACAAGCAGGGCAAGTTCAAGGAGATGAGCGACGCGATCTGGGAGAAGGCGTTCAAGACCCGGCAGTTCGACGCCGCCAACCTCGAGGCGATCGCCAAGGAGGTCGGCCTCGACATGAACAAGTACGCGGCCGACATGAAGGGCGACTGCGTCAAGTGGGTCGGCGAGAAGCAGGGCGTCGCCAGCACGTTCGGCGTCGGCGCCACCCCGGCGTTCTTCATCAACGGTCGCTTCCTCTCGGGCGCGCAGCCGCTGCCCGCGTTCAAGGCGATCATCGACGAGGAGCTCAAGAAGGCCGAGGCCGCTGTCGCCAGCGGCACCTCCGCGGCCTCCTACTACAAGTCGGTGGTGGTCGAGAAGGGCCTGAAGAAGCTCTGA